A part of Escherichia marmotae genomic DNA contains:
- the tnpB gene encoding IS66 family insertion sequence element accessory protein TnpB (TnpB, as the term is used for proteins encoded by IS66 family insertion elements, is considered an accessory protein, since TnpC, encoded by a neighboring gene, is a DDE family transposase.) gives MISLPAGSRIWLVAGITDMRNGFNGLASKVQNVLKDDPFSGHLFIFRGRRGDQIKVLWADSDGLCLFTKRLERGRFVWPVTRDGKVHLTPAQLSMLLEGINWKHPKRTERAGIRI, from the coding sequence ATGATATCTCTCCCTGCAGGTTCGCGTATCTGGCTGGTTGCAGGTATCACCGATATGCGAAATGGCTTTAACGGCCTGGCATCAAAAGTTCAGAACGTCCTGAAGGATGACCCGTTCTCCGGACACCTGTTCATCTTCCGCGGACGCCGGGGTGACCAGATAAAAGTGTTGTGGGCTGACAGTGACGGACTGTGCCTCTTCACCAAACGCCTGGAGCGGGGCCGCTTCGTCTGGCCAGTCACCCGTGACGGCAAGGTGCACCTTACTCCGGCTCAGTTATCCATGCTTCTTGAAGGTATCAACTGGAAGCACCCGAAACGAACGGAACGCGCTGGAATCCGCATATAA
- a CDS encoding YebW family protein — MFALVLFVCYLDAGCEDIVVDVYNTEQQCLYSMDDQRIRHGGCFPVEDFIDGFWRPAQDYSDF, encoded by the coding sequence ATGTTCGCGCTGGTACTTTTTGTTTGCTATCTGGACGCTGGTTGTGAAGATATTGTGGTTGATGTCTACAATACGGAACAGCAGTGCCTCTACTCAATGGACGATCAACGGATCCGCCACGGTGGCTGTTTTCCCGTTGAAGATTTCATTGATGGGTTCTGGCGGCCTGCGCAAGATTACAGTGACTTTTAA
- a CDS encoding YebV family protein has protein sequence MKTSVRIGAFEIDDGELHGESPGDRTLTIPCKSDPDLCMQLDAWDADTSIPALLNGEHSVLYRTRYDQQSDAWIMRLA, from the coding sequence ATGAAAACCAGTGTGCGCATAGGCGCTTTTGAAATCGATGACGGCGAGTTACACGGCGAATCGCCTGGTGACCGAACGTTGACCATTCCCTGTAAATCTGATCCGGATTTATGTATGCAACTGGATGCCTGGGACGCCGACACCAGCATTCCTGCCCTGCTAAACGGCGAACACTCTGTCCTTTACCGTACCCGCTACGATCAACAGTCCGATGCCTGGATTATGCGTCTTGCCTGA
- a CDS encoding IS66-like element ISCro1 family transposase, translated as MDTSLAHENARLRALLQTQQDTIRQMAEYNRLLSQRVAAYASEINRLKALVAKLQRMQFGKSSEKLRAKTERQIQEAQERISALQEEMAETLGEQYDPVLPSALRQSSARKPLPASLPRETRVIRPEEECCPACGGELSSLGCDVSEQLELISSAFKVIETQRPKQACCRCDHIVQAPVPSKPIARSYAGAGLLAHVVTGKYADHLPLYRQSEIYRRQGVELSRATLGRWTGAVAELLEPLYDVLRQYVLMPGKVHADDIPVPVQEPGSGKTRTARLWVYVRDDRNAGSQMPPAVWFAYSPDRKGIHPQNHLAGYSGVLQADAYGGYRALYESGRITEAACMAHARRKIHDVHARAPTYITTEALQRIGELYAIEAEVRGCSAEQRLAARKARAAPLMQSLYDWIQQQMKTLSRHSDTAKAFAYLLKQWDALNVYCSNGWVEIDNNIAENALRGVAVGRKNWMFAGSDSGGEHAAVLYSLIGTCRLNNVEPEKWLRYVIEHIQDWPANRVRDLLPWKVDLSSQ; from the coding sequence ATGGACACCTCACTTGCTCATGAGAACGCCCGCCTGCGGGCACTGTTGCAGACGCAACAGGACACCATCCGCCAGATGGCTGAATACAACCGCCTGCTCTCACAGCGGGTGGCGGCTTATGCTTCCGAAATCAACCGGCTGAAGGCGCTGGTTGCGAAACTGCAACGTATGCAGTTCGGTAAAAGCTCAGAAAAACTTCGTGCAAAAACCGAACGGCAGATACAGGAAGCACAGGAGCGAATCAGCGCACTTCAGGAAGAAATGGCGGAAACGCTGGGTGAGCAATATGACCCGGTACTGCCATCCGCCCTGCGCCAGTCTTCAGCCCGTAAACCGTTACCGGCCTCACTTCCCCGTGAAACCCGGGTTATCCGGCCGGAAGAGGAATGCTGTCCTGCCTGTGGTGGTGAACTCAGTTCTCTGGGATGTGATGTGTCAGAGCAACTGGAGCTTATCAGCAGCGCCTTTAAGGTTATCGAAACACAACGTCCGAAACAGGCCTGTTGCCGGTGCGACCATATCGTGCAGGCACCAGTACCTTCAAAACCCATTGCACGCAGTTATGCCGGAGCGGGGCTTCTGGCCCATGTTGTCACCGGGAAATATGCAGACCATCTGCCGTTATACCGCCAGTCAGAAATATACCGTCGTCAGGGAGTGGAGCTGAGCCGTGCCACACTGGGGCGCTGGACAGGTGCTGTTGCTGAACTGCTGGAGCCGCTGTATGACGTCCTGCGCCAGTATGTGCTGATGCCCGGTAAAGTCCATGCTGATGATATCCCCGTCCCGGTCCAGGAGCCGGGCAGCGGTAAAACCCGGACAGCCCGGCTGTGGGTCTACGTCCGTGATGACCGTAACGCCGGTTCACAGATGCCCCCGGCGGTCTGGTTCGCGTACAGTCCGGACCGGAAAGGTATCCATCCACAAAATCACCTGGCCGGTTACAGCGGTGTGCTTCAGGCCGATGCTTACGGTGGTTACCGGGCGTTATACGAATCCGGCAGAATAACGGAAGCCGCGTGTATGGCTCATGCCCGGAGAAAAATCCACGATGTGCATGCAAGAGCGCCCACCTACATCACCACGGAAGCCCTGCAGCGTATCGGTGAACTGTATGCCATCGAGGCAGAGGTCCGGGGCTGTTCAGCAGAACAGCGTCTGGCGGCAAGAAAAGCCAGAGCCGCGCCACTGATGCAGTCACTGTATGACTGGATACAGCAACAGATGAAAACACTGTCGCGTCACTCAGATACGGCAAAAGCGTTCGCATACCTGCTGAAACAGTGGGATGCACTGAACGTGTACTGCAGTAATGGCTGGGTGGAAATCGACAACAACATCGCAGAGAACGCCTTACGGGGAGTGGCCGTAGGCCGGAAAAACTGGATGTTCGCGGGTTCCGACAGCGGTGGTGAACATGCGGCGGTGTTGTACTCGCTGATCGGCACATGCCGTCTGAACAATGTGGAGCCAGAAAAGTGGCTGCGTTACGTCATTGAACATATCCAGGACTGGCCGGCAAACCGGGTACGCGATCTGTTGCCCTGGAAAGTTGATCTGAGCTCTCAGTAA
- the rsmF gene encoding 16S rRNA (cytosine(1407)-C(5))-methyltransferase RsmF, which produces MAQHTVYFPDAFLTQMREAMPSTLSFDDFLAACQRPLRRSIRVNTLKISVADFLQLTAPYGWTLTPVPWCKEGFWIERDDEEALPLGSTAEHLSGLFYIQEASSMLPVAALFADGNSPQRVMDVAAAPGSKTTQIAASMNNEGAILANEFSASRVKVLHANISRCGISNVALTHFDGRVFGAALPEMFDAILLDAPCSGEGVVRKDPDALKNWSPESNLEIAATQRELIDSAFHALRPGGTLVYSTCTLNRDENEAVCLWLKETYPDAVEFLPLGDLFPDAKKALTEEGFLHVFPQIYDCEGFFVARLRKTQAIPALPAPKYKVGNFPFSPVKDRETAQIRQAAANVGLQWDKNLRLWQRDKEIWLFPVGIEALIGKVRFSRLGVKLAETHNKGYRWQHEAVIALASPDHANAFELTPQEAEEWYRGRDVYPQTAPTGDDVLVTFQRQPIGLAKRIGSRLKNSYPRELVRDGKLFTGKA; this is translated from the coding sequence GTGGCTCAACACACCGTTTATTTCCCGGACGCCTTTCTGACGCAAATGCGCGAAGCGATGCCTTCGACACTCTCTTTTGATGATTTTCTCGCCGCCTGCCAGCGCCCGTTGCGCCGCAGCATTCGCGTTAATACGCTGAAAATCTCCGTTGCTGATTTCCTGCAATTAACCGCACCTTACGGCTGGACGTTAACACCGGTTCCCTGGTGTAAGGAAGGTTTCTGGATTGAACGCGACGATGAAGAGGCATTACCGTTGGGCAGTACCGCCGAACATTTAAGTGGCCTGTTTTATATTCAGGAAGCCAGTTCGATGTTACCGGTTGCGGCGTTGTTTGCCGATGGTAACTCCCCGCAACGGGTGATGGATGTGGCGGCTGCGCCGGGATCAAAAACCACGCAGATTGCTGCGAGTATGAATAATGAAGGCGCGATCCTTGCCAATGAGTTTTCCGCCAGCCGGGTAAAGGTGTTACATGCCAATATCAGCCGCTGCGGTATCAGTAACGTAGCTTTAACGCATTTTGATGGCCGCGTGTTTGGTGCAGCATTGCCAGAAATGTTCGACGCCATATTGCTGGATGCTCCCTGCTCCGGCGAAGGTGTGGTACGTAAAGACCCCGACGCGCTGAAAAACTGGTCACCGGAAAGCAACCTGGAAATCGCCGCCACCCAGCGTGAACTGATTGACAGTGCATTTCATGCCTTACGTCCTGGCGGTACGCTGGTTTACTCGACCTGTACCTTAAACCGTGACGAAAACGAAGCCGTTTGCCTGTGGCTGAAAGAGACTTATCCCGATGCAGTAGAGTTTTTGCCGTTGGGCGATCTCTTCCCTGATGCAAAAAAGGCGCTGACCGAAGAAGGCTTCTTGCACGTCTTCCCACAAATTTATGACTGCGAAGGCTTCTTCGTTGCTCGTCTGCGTAAAACTCAGGCCATTCCTGCCTTACCCGCACCGAAATACAAAGTGGGCAATTTCCCGTTTAGCCCAGTGAAAGATCGCGAAACCGCACAAATTCGGCAGGCGGCTGCGAATGTTGGCTTACAGTGGGACAAAAACCTGCGTCTCTGGCAGCGTGATAAAGAAATCTGGTTATTCCCGGTGGGCATTGAAGCGTTGATCGGTAAAGTCCGATTTTCTCGTCTGGGAGTAAAACTTGCCGAAACGCATAACAAAGGTTACCGCTGGCAGCATGAAGCGGTCATTGCCCTTGCCTCACCCGACCACGCTAACGCGTTTGAACTAACACCACAAGAAGCAGAAGAGTGGTATCGTGGGCGCGATGTTTACCCGCAGACCGCACCAACCGGGGATGATGTGTTGGTCACCTTCCAGCGCCAGCCAATCGGTTTAGCCAAACGTATTGGCTCGCGACTGAAAAACAGTTACCCGCGTGAGCTAGTGCGCGACGGAAAACTTTTTACGGGTAAAGCCTGA
- a CDS encoding phage tail protein, whose protein sequence is MKASDNPRQLTVPFASTGDKNRIPDKATQQTRESGNAAYDSGFPPVTMTAVSAGGIPPHGKDFNGLMYDITAAIRFAQAGGLYTYNAGFAGAIGGYAKGAILAGVATTAVWLNTTDDNLTDPEGSDSAGWVNLLEDPKRIFLRQKNNLSDLQNKGTARDNLQVYSKEQSDQRYVHREGDKITGELKIRGVNALRIFNDAFGLIFRRSEECLHLIPTWENQGENGDIGPLRPFTINLRTGEISMSHKVSVGGGLQVNGALGIGVQNALGGNSIAFGDNDTGLKQNGDGLLDVYANGQRVFRFQNGVTIAFKNIQAGTARKFTLSSANNSTKNATFNLWGNSSRPVVAELGDDSGWHFYSQRNTDGSITFAVNGQMTPSNYGNFDARYQQRNGGVQDVRYGSEMYYTPGSNTVSWTFRAPSGHGLSGISISDTHRNSADNVNGVYYRPLQKLINGTWYNVASV, encoded by the coding sequence ATGAAGGCCAGTGATAACCCCCGCCAGCTGACGGTCCCCTTTGCGAGTACCGGAGATAAAAACCGTATCCCGGACAAGGCGACACAGCAGACCAGAGAGAGCGGTAATGCTGCGTATGATTCAGGTTTTCCTCCGGTGACCATGACAGCGGTCTCAGCGGGAGGTATACCGCCACACGGCAAGGATTTTAACGGTCTGATGTACGATATTACCGCAGCAATACGGTTCGCCCAGGCTGGCGGTTTGTACACGTATAATGCCGGTTTTGCGGGGGCCATTGGTGGATATGCAAAAGGAGCCATTCTCGCCGGAGTCGCAACAACAGCGGTCTGGCTGAATACCACAGACGATAACCTGACCGATCCTGAAGGCTCCGACAGTGCGGGCTGGGTAAATCTTCTTGAGGATCCGAAAAGGATATTCCTGCGGCAGAAGAACAATCTGTCAGACCTTCAGAATAAAGGGACGGCACGGGATAATCTTCAGGTTTACAGTAAAGAGCAGTCAGATCAACGCTATGTTCATCGGGAAGGCGATAAAATAACCGGAGAGCTGAAAATCCGTGGTGTTAATGCGCTGAGGATTTTCAACGACGCTTTTGGTCTTATTTTTCGTCGTTCGGAAGAGTGTCTGCACCTCATTCCTACCTGGGAAAATCAGGGCGAGAATGGCGATATTGGTCCACTTCGTCCGTTCACTATTAATCTGCGGACGGGTGAAATATCCATGTCGCATAAAGTGTCTGTTGGCGGTGGTTTGCAGGTCAATGGTGCGCTGGGTATCGGCGTTCAGAACGCGCTGGGCGGAAATTCAATTGCTTTCGGGGATAACGATACCGGCCTGAAACAGAACGGCGATGGTCTGCTTGATGTTTATGCAAATGGCCAGCGAGTATTCCGTTTTCAGAATGGTGTGACTATTGCTTTTAAGAATATTCAGGCCGGAACTGCCAGAAAATTCACGTTATCCAGCGCCAACAACTCCACGAAAAACGCAACGTTTAATTTATGGGGTAATTCATCCCGTCCCGTAGTTGCAGAGCTTGGTGATGATTCCGGCTGGCATTTCTACAGCCAGAGAAATACCGATGGCAGTATCACATTCGCTGTAAACGGACAGATGACCCCATCAAACTATGGAAATTTCGATGCCCGCTATCAGCAGCGAAATGGCGGCGTGCAGGATGTGCGTTATGGTTCCGAAATGTATTACACCCCTGGCAGTAACACCGTTTCGTGGACATTTCGCGCACCTTCGGGACACGGGCTGTCAGGGATATCGATATCGGATACCCACCGTAACTCAGCGGATAACGTTAACGGTGTGTATTACCGACCGCTGCAAAAACTGATTAATGGCACCTGGTATAACGTAGCGAGCGTTTAA
- the tnpA gene encoding IS66-like element accessory protein TnpA yields the protein MSIIFNGHYRMKHRTWITEALRLHFEEHLPRVVAGRRLGVPKSTVCSMFVRFRRAGLSWPLPAGMSEQELDACLYGQFSTVPVVRPESTVISEAPVVKKRPRRPNFPYEFKIALVEQSLQPGACVAQIARENGINDNLLFNWRHQYRKGGLLPSGKNMPALLPVTLTPEPDNKIPAPAQEPEQINTPSDSLCCELVLPAGTLRLKGKLTPALLQTLIREIKGSSH from the coding sequence ATGTCCATCATTTTTAATGGACACTATCGTATGAAACACCGGACCTGGATCACTGAAGCTTTACGTCTTCACTTTGAAGAACATTTACCCCGGGTTGTGGCCGGGCGTCGCCTGGGTGTACCAAAATCAACAGTTTGTAGTATGTTCGTGCGCTTTCGGAGAGCTGGCCTTTCGTGGCCTTTGCCCGCAGGCATGTCGGAGCAGGAACTTGATGCCTGCCTTTACGGACAATTTTCCACGGTACCAGTCGTACGTCCTGAAAGCACCGTTATATCCGAAGCCCCCGTGGTAAAAAAACGTCCCCGGCGGCCCAACTTCCCTTATGAGTTTAAAATCGCCTTAGTGGAGCAGTCACTGCAGCCCGGAGCCTGTGTGGCGCAGATCGCCCGGGAAAACGGAATCAACGATAACCTGCTCTTCAACTGGCGCCATCAATACCGGAAAGGTGGCCTGCTGCCTTCCGGAAAAAATATGCCGGCACTGCTTCCCGTGACGTTAACGCCGGAGCCGGATAATAAAATCCCGGCCCCCGCACAGGAACCAGAGCAGATAAATACACCGTCCGACAGTCTGTGTTGTGAGCTGGTTCTGCCGGCCGGAACTCTCAGGCTTAAAGGTAAACTGACGCCGGCGTTATTACAGACACTTATCCGCGAAATAAAAGGGAGCAGCCACTGA
- a CDS encoding tail fiber assembly protein has translation MMHLKNIKAGNAKTLEQYELTKKHGVIWLYAEDGKNWYEEVKNFQSDTIKMVYDENNIIVAITKDASTLNPEGYSVVEVPDITANRRADDSGKWMFKDGAVVKRIYTADEQQQQAESQKAALLSEAESVIRQLERAVRLNMATDEERARLESWERYSVLVSRVGTAAPDWPDKPE, from the coding sequence ATGATGCACTTAAAGAACATAAAAGCGGGTAACGCTAAAACACTGGAACAGTATGAGTTAACAAAGAAGCACGGAGTCATCTGGCTTTACGCTGAAGACGGGAAAAACTGGTATGAGGAAGTGAAGAACTTTCAGTCAGACACAATAAAAATGGTTTACGACGAAAATAATATTATTGTCGCCATCACCAAAGATGCCTCCACACTTAACCCTGAAGGCTATAGCGTCGTTGAAGTTCCTGATATTACAGCTAATCGCCGTGCCGATGATTCAGGGAAGTGGATGTTTAAGGACGGAGCTGTGGTTAAGCGGATTTATACGGCAGACGAACAGCAACAACAGGCAGAATCACAAAAGGCCGCGTTACTTTCCGAAGCGGAAAGCGTTATTCGGCAACTGGAGCGCGCTGTCAGGCTGAATATGGCAACGGATGAGGAACGCGCACGACTGGAGTCATGGGAACGCTACAGCGTTCTGGTCAGTCGAGTGGGCACCGCAGCTCCTGACTGGCCGGATAAACCAGAGTGA
- the pphA gene encoding protein-serine/threonine phosphatase, which translates to MKQAGHIYQRIDGSQWRHIWLVGDIHGCLAQLREKLWFCRFDPWQDLLISVGDVIDRGPESLRCLQLLDQRWVRAVRGNHEQMAMDALASQQMSLWFMNGGDWFAALTEHQREQARRALEKCGSLPWIIELSCSSGLHVIAHADYPNDIYEWHKEVDLHQVLWSRSRLREGRKGQGITGADHFWFGHTPLRHRVDIGNLHYIDTDAVFGGTLTLERLQ; encoded by the coding sequence ATGAAACAGGCAGGCCACATCTATCAGAGAATTGATGGTAGTCAGTGGCGACATATTTGGCTGGTGGGTGATATTCATGGCTGCCTGGCGCAACTGCGAGAGAAATTATGGTTCTGCCGGTTTGACCCGTGGCAAGACTTGTTAATCTCGGTTGGTGACGTTATCGATCGTGGCCCGGAGAGTTTGCGTTGCCTGCAATTACTGGATCAACGCTGGGTCAGGGCGGTAAGAGGCAATCATGAGCAGATGGCGATGGATGCGCTGGCATCGCAGCAGATGTCTTTGTGGTTTATGAATGGTGGCGACTGGTTTGCCGCACTGACAGAGCACCAACGTGAGCAAGCGAGAAGGGCGCTGGAAAAGTGCGGGTCTTTGCCGTGGATAATTGAATTAAGCTGTAGTAGCGGACTGCATGTCATCGCCCATGCGGATTACCCCAATGATATTTATGAGTGGCATAAGGAAGTCGATCTGCATCAGGTGTTGTGGAGTCGCTCGCGATTGCGTGAAGGCCGAAAAGGGCAGGGAATTACCGGCGCTGATCATTTCTGGTTTGGTCATACGCCATTACGCCATCGCGTAGATATCGGTAACTTGCATTATATTGATACCGACGCGGTCTTTGGTGGAACACTCACGTTGGAACGACTCCAGTAA
- a CDS encoding NEL-type E3 ubiquitin ligase domain-containing protein, with translation MNPVNNTTPSTGNFSFPRTALINNDHHHSLSEWAEWAQSSTPGENRETALIRLQLCLKNNEESLDLSSLKLTSLPSLPEHVTSLKINNNALTSLPRLPPALEKIEASYNQLTTLPELPGSLQVLNVGRNRLSTLPELPASLNFLNVNSNRLSTLPELPASLKKLNTGYNQLSALPELPSSLKTLNAYRNNLSVLPGLPASLEFLNVHNNHLTSLPPLPAMLGAVNAENNALESLPDFPAEHRSGARAYWFNHNRLTTVPENILSLSPESTVIIAENPLSSRTRQTLLRQTTGLNYRGPQIHFSMSDGQQHTSVRPLPEAVAAWFPQNKQSDVSQIWLAFEREEHANTFSAFLDRLADTVSARNAQGFRQQVSAFLEKLSTSAELRQQSFAVAADATESCEDRVALTWNNLQKSLLVHQASEGLFDNDTGALLSLGREMFRLEILEDIARDKVRTLRFVDEIEVYLAFQTMLAEKLQLSTAVKEMRFYGVSGVTENDLRTAEAMVRSREENEFTDWFALWGPWHAVLKRTEADRWAQAEEQKYEMLENEYPQRVADRLKASGLSGDADAEREAGAQVMRETEQQIYRQLTDEVLALRLPENGSRLHHS, from the coding sequence ATGAATCCTGTTAATAATACAACACCATCAACTGGAAACTTTTCTTTTCCCAGAACCGCATTAATTAATAATGATCACCATCATTCTCTCTCCGAATGGGCTGAATGGGCTCAAAGCAGCACGCCAGGAGAAAATAGAGAAACAGCCCTGATCCGGCTACAATTATGTCTGAAAAATAATGAAGAATCTCTGGATTTATCCTCATTAAAGCTGACATCTCTCCCTTCATTGCCTGAGCATGTCACATCACTCAAAATTAATAACAATGCTTTAACTTCACTTCCCAGGTTACCCCCTGCCCTTGAAAAAATCGAGGCATCATATAATCAGCTGACAACTCTCCCGGAATTGCCTGGGTCATTGCAAGTCCTTAATGTGGGGCGCAATCGTCTATCCACACTTCCTGAACTACCCGCATCACTGAATTTTCTTAACGTGAATAGCAATCGTCTATCCACACTTCCTGAACTGCCCGCATCACTGAAAAAACTTAATACGGGATACAATCAACTCTCTGCCCTTCCTGAATTACCATCATCACTGAAAACACTTAATGCATACCGTAACAATCTCTCCGTCCTCCCCGGCCTGCCTGCATCGCTGGAATTTCTTAATGTACACAATAATCACCTGACCTCACTCCCTCCCTTACCTGCCATGCTGGGAGCGGTTAATGCGGAGAATAATGCGCTGGAAAGTCTGCCTGATTTTCCTGCGGAGCACCGTTCAGGCGCGAGAGCGTACTGGTTCAACCACAACCGGCTCACAACTGTTCCGGAAAACATACTCAGCCTCAGCCCAGAGAGTACTGTCATTATCGCGGAAAACCCCCTGTCTTCCCGGACAAGACAAACGCTGTTAAGACAAACGACAGGACTAAACTACCGGGGACCCCAGATTCATTTCTCCATGAGTGACGGACAACAGCATACGTCTGTTCGTCCCCTCCCTGAGGCTGTGGCCGCCTGGTTCCCGCAAAACAAACAATCTGATGTATCACAGATATGGCTTGCTTTTGAACGTGAAGAGCACGCCAACACCTTCTCCGCATTCCTTGACCGTCTGGCTGACACGGTCTCCGCCCGTAATGCACAGGGATTCCGTCAGCAGGTCTCTGCATTCCTGGAAAAACTCAGTACCTCTGCGGAGCTTCGACAGCAGTCTTTCGCTGTTGCTGCTGATGCCACAGAGAGCTGCGAAGACCGTGTCGCGCTCACATGGAATAACCTGCAAAAATCTCTCCTGGTCCATCAGGCCTCAGAAGGCCTTTTCGATAATGACACCGGCGCTCTGCTCTCCCTGGGCAGGGAAATGTTCCGCCTCGAAATTCTGGAAGACATTGCCCGGGATAAAGTCAGAACGCTCCGTTTTGTGGATGAGATAGAAGTCTACCTGGCCTTCCAGACCATGCTCGCAGAGAAACTGCAGCTTTCCACTGCCGTGAAGGAAATGCGTTTCTATGGTGTGTCGGGGGTGACAGAAAATGACCTCCGCACTGCCGAAGCCATGGTCAGAAGCCGTGAAGAGAATGAATTTACGGACTGGTTCGCCCTCTGGGGACCATGGCATGCTGTACTGAAACGCACGGAAGCTGACCGCTGGGCACAGGCAGAAGAGCAGAAGTATGAGATGCTGGAGAATGAGTACCCTCAGCGGGTGGCTGACCGGCTGAAAGCATCCGGTCTGAGCGGTGATGCGGATGCGGAGAGGGAAGCCGGAGCACAGGTGATGCGTGAGACTGAACAACAGATTTACCGTCAGCTGACTGACGAGGTACTGGCCCTGCGATTGCCTGAAAACGGCTCACGCCTGCACCATTCATAA